Proteins from one Pseudomonas sp. KBS0710 genomic window:
- a CDS encoding class I SAM-dependent methyltransferase, with translation MSPQPPSSIEIEFAERCDREHAQVCGNTRPPALLKRLSAWRDERLVRQALKVAGEPGLILDLACGSGRFWPVLAEHVNRVILASDNSQDMLDHARTHHPAALLKRVKTFQGSAFSIGLSANAVDCIFCLELFRHVPGSDVRMALLREFHRVSRDTVIVSVNSRTLVEDEFRQAGFKVLHQQEFLPGSKLWRVYVLRKRG, from the coding sequence ATGTCGCCACAACCTCCATCCTCTATCGAGATCGAATTCGCCGAACGCTGTGACCGCGAGCATGCCCAGGTCTGCGGCAACACGCGTCCGCCCGCGCTGCTCAAGCGTCTGTCGGCCTGGCGCGATGAACGGTTGGTGCGCCAGGCGTTGAAAGTGGCCGGCGAGCCCGGGTTGATCCTCGACCTGGCGTGTGGCTCTGGCCGGTTCTGGCCCGTGTTGGCCGAACACGTCAACCGGGTGATCCTGGCCTCGGACAATTCCCAGGACATGCTCGACCATGCGCGCACCCACCACCCGGCGGCGTTGCTCAAGCGGGTCAAAACATTCCAGGGTTCGGCGTTTTCCATCGGCCTGTCGGCCAACGCGGTGGACTGCATTTTCTGCCTGGAGTTGTTTCGTCATGTGCCCGGCAGCGACGTGCGCATGGCGCTGTTGCGCGAATTCCATCGCGTCAGCCGCGACACAGTGATCGTCTCGGTGAACTCACGCACACTGGTGGAGGACGAATTCCGCCAGGCCGGTTTCAAAGTCCTCCATCAACAGGAGTTCCTGCCGGGCTCCAAGCTGTGGCGTGTCTACGTTTTGCGTAAGAGAGGCTAA
- a CDS encoding glutamine synthetase family protein gives MSVFASLQEAQSFLEQHPDIEMFELFILDNNGVPRGKLLHRDELLAVYESGRPLPSTILGLTINGDDVENSGLVWEVGDIDCRAYPVSGSLQRMPWRLIPTAAVQVSMHPTEGLPATVADPRHVLAKVIDGLKADGFYPVMAAELEFYLLDQKPDSNGRPQPARDVDGNRPRSTQVYGLRELEQIEPFLADLYSACKLQGIPARTAISEYAPGQVEITLEHRADALQAMDEAVRYKRLVKGVAHKHGMTACFMAKPFDDLAGTGMHMHVSLADAQGNNLFASEAADGTPLLRQAVGGMLSTLHDSLLMFCPNANSYRRFQTNSYAPLAATWGVDNRTVSLRVPGGPAHSRHIEHRICGADANPYLAAAAILAGIHRGIREQRDPGAPVEGNGYAQANALLPTDWLTTLRALEGSSWARETFGSEFLGVYLAVKRAEYRQFMGEVGEQDWRWYLHQA, from the coding sequence ATGAGTGTTTTTGCCAGCCTGCAAGAAGCCCAGTCTTTTCTTGAGCAACACCCGGACATCGAAATGTTCGAGCTGTTTATCCTCGACAACAACGGCGTACCCCGCGGCAAGTTGCTGCACCGCGATGAGCTGCTGGCGGTGTATGAAAGTGGCCGCCCGTTGCCCAGCACCATCCTGGGCCTGACGATTAACGGCGATGACGTGGAAAACTCCGGGCTGGTGTGGGAAGTCGGCGATATCGACTGCCGTGCCTACCCGGTCAGCGGCAGCTTGCAGCGCATGCCGTGGCGCCTGATCCCGACAGCCGCTGTGCAAGTCAGCATGCACCCCACCGAAGGCTTGCCGGCCACCGTGGCGGACCCTCGGCATGTGCTGGCCAAGGTGATCGACGGGCTCAAGGCAGACGGGTTTTACCCGGTGATGGCGGCGGAGTTGGAGTTTTACCTGCTCGACCAGAAACCCGACAGCAACGGCCGCCCGCAACCGGCGCGGGATGTTGACGGTAATCGTCCACGCTCGACCCAGGTATACGGCTTGCGTGAGCTGGAGCAGATCGAGCCGTTCCTGGCCGACCTCTACAGCGCTTGCAAGCTGCAAGGCATTCCGGCGCGCACGGCGATTTCCGAGTACGCGCCGGGCCAGGTGGAAATTACCCTGGAACATCGCGCCGATGCTCTGCAGGCCATGGACGAAGCGGTGCGCTACAAGCGCCTGGTCAAGGGCGTGGCGCATAAGCATGGGATGACGGCCTGCTTTATGGCCAAGCCGTTCGATGACCTGGCGGGCACCGGCATGCACATGCATGTGAGCCTGGCGGATGCTCAGGGCAATAACCTGTTCGCCAGTGAGGCGGCCGATGGCACGCCGCTGCTGCGCCAGGCGGTGGGCGGCATGCTCAGCACCTTGCACGATTCGCTGCTGATGTTTTGCCCGAATGCCAACTCCTACCGGCGCTTCCAGACCAACAGTTATGCGCCGCTGGCGGCTACCTGGGGCGTGGACAACCGCACCGTCAGCCTGCGCGTGCCGGGTGGGCCGGCTCATTCGCGGCATATCGAACACCGGATTTGCGGGGCCGACGCCAACCCTTACCTGGCTGCCGCTGCCATCCTGGCGGGTATTCACCGAGGTATTCGCGAACAGCGTGACCCAGGGGCGCCGGTGGAGGGCAACGGGTACGCCCAAGCCAATGCATTGCTGCCCACTGACTGGCTGACCACCTTGCGTGCGCTGGAGGGTTCCAGCTGGGCGCGGGAGACGTTTGGCAGTGAGTTTCTCGGTGTTTATTTGGCGGTGAAACGTGCGGAGTATCGCCAGTTCATGGGGGAGGTGGGGGAGCAGGATTGGCGTTGGTATCTGCATCAGGCGTGA
- a CDS encoding transporter substrate-binding domain-containing protein: MKTPLAFCLLASVTSHALADSRLDEVLQNGTLSVCTTGDYKPYTALRADGRYEGIDIAMAESLAKSLNANIKWVPTTWKTLMPDFLAQRCDIAVGGISVSLERQKKAFFSQPLGVDGKIPLVRCADVQRYQSVEQINQPQVRVIEPAGGTNEVFARAHLAKAQIRLHDNVTIFDELLAGKADVMITDASEARFQQKQKPGLCAVNPERQMQYSEKAFLLPRDDVAWKSYVDQWLHLSMATGVYDGIVNQWLAAP, from the coding sequence ATGAAAACGCCCCTGGCCTTCTGTTTACTGGCAAGCGTGACCAGCCACGCCCTGGCCGACTCACGCCTGGACGAGGTGCTGCAAAACGGCACCCTCAGCGTCTGCACCACCGGCGACTACAAGCCCTACACCGCGTTGCGTGCCGATGGGCGCTATGAAGGCATTGATATCGCCATGGCCGAGTCCCTGGCCAAGAGCCTCAATGCCAACATCAAATGGGTGCCCACCACCTGGAAAACCCTGATGCCGGACTTTCTCGCCCAGCGCTGCGACATCGCGGTGGGCGGCATTTCGGTGTCGTTGGAGCGCCAGAAAAAAGCCTTCTTCAGCCAGCCTCTCGGCGTTGACGGCAAGATCCCGCTGGTGCGCTGCGCCGATGTGCAGCGTTACCAGAGCGTCGAGCAGATCAACCAGCCGCAGGTGCGCGTGATCGAGCCGGCAGGCGGCACCAATGAGGTGTTTGCCCGCGCCCACCTGGCCAAAGCGCAGATCCGCCTGCATGACAACGTGACGATTTTCGACGAACTGCTGGCGGGCAAGGCCGACGTGATGATCACCGACGCCAGCGAAGCGCGCTTCCAGCAAAAACAGAAGCCTGGGCTGTGTGCGGTCAACCCTGAGCGGCAGATGCAATACAGCGAAAAAGCCTTTTTGCTGCCTCGCGACGACGTGGCATGGAAAAGCTATGTCGACCAGTGGCTGCACCTGAGCATGGCCACCGGGGTGTATGACGGCATCGTCAATCAATGGCTGGCGGCGCCCTGA
- a CDS encoding cache domain-containing protein yields MKGLLRLTCLLLLGFSQVHAATQDEDAQAAKALLEKAVTYFQSNGDKAFAAFSRQGEFIDHDRYVFVVDTKGVLLASGGPSSALIGRDVSEVLGPDLQASFKKALTVPEGQGIQQADYRWQNWNDGKVEHKRVFYQRVGERILAVGYYLPRATPEQARALRNKAVNALLKDEAGTLKAINSLQGGFLQDDLYVFVVDLDTGRYVAHGTNLRLINTDFRKIKDPDGKPVGEPILKLMAEQDQGEYKYRWKNPVTEKVENKHAYVRKAGHLMVAVGYYSP; encoded by the coding sequence ATGAAGGGATTGCTCCGACTCACCTGCCTGCTGCTGCTGGGTTTCAGCCAGGTGCACGCGGCCACTCAGGATGAGGACGCCCAGGCCGCCAAGGCGTTGCTGGAAAAGGCCGTCACCTACTTTCAAAGCAACGGCGACAAGGCGTTCGCCGCGTTCAGCCGCCAGGGTGAGTTTATCGACCATGACCGCTACGTGTTCGTGGTTGATACCAAGGGTGTGCTGCTGGCCAGCGGCGGGCCCTCCTCTGCATTGATCGGCCGCGATGTGTCCGAAGTGCTCGGGCCAGACCTGCAAGCGTCGTTCAAAAAGGCACTGACCGTGCCCGAAGGCCAAGGCATCCAACAAGCCGACTACCGCTGGCAGAACTGGAACGACGGCAAGGTTGAGCACAAGCGTGTGTTTTACCAGCGCGTGGGTGAGCGCATTCTCGCGGTGGGTTACTACTTGCCACGGGCCACGCCGGAGCAGGCCCGGGCGCTGCGCAACAAGGCAGTGAATGCTCTGCTCAAGGATGAAGCCGGCACGCTCAAGGCGATCAATTCACTGCAGGGCGGGTTTCTGCAGGATGATTTGTATGTGTTTGTGGTTGACCTGGATACCGGGCGCTATGTGGCGCACGGCACCAACCTGCGCCTGATCAATACCGACTTTCGCAAGATCAAAGACCCGGATGGCAAGCCGGTGGGTGAGCCGATCCTGAAGCTGATGGCCGAGCAGGATCAGGGGGAATACAAGTACCGCTGGAAGAACCCGGTGACCGAGAAGGTTGAAAACAAGCATGCGTACGTGCGCAAGGCCGGGCATTTGATGGTGGCGGTTGGGTACTACAGCCCCTGA
- a CDS encoding MDR family MFS transporter, with protein MTSVNQPAPPVPAVRSVLAALMLAIFLGALDQTIVAVSMPAISAQFHDVNLLAWVISGYMVAMTVAVPIYGKLGDLYGRRPMMLIGMGVFTLASLFCGMAQSMEQLVLARILQGIGAGGMISVSQAIIGDIIPPRERGRYQGYFSSMYAVASVAGPVLGGYMTEYLSWRWGFLINLPLGAGAWYVAHRTLVGLPVPQRKPIIDYLGTVLMIIGLTALLLGITEIGQGHHWRDEQVLGLLACALVALTVFVWHERRAREPLLPMHLFANRSAVLCWCTIFFTSFQAISLTVLMPLRYQTVTGSGADSAALHLLPLAMGLPMGAYFAGRMTSVTGRYKPMILTGALLSPLAILGMAYSAPQAVALTAVFMLLCGIAAGMQFPTSLVGTQNSVEQRDIGVATSTTNLFRSLGGAVGVACMSALLLALLQDSSFAHLASGALGAEGSSGNVLLDGLNAAPGPAQDALRGELAVTFRHLLMVSAAVSLLGLAAAIAMPNRVLRGREDKAR; from the coding sequence GTGACCAGCGTCAACCAACCCGCTCCACCCGTTCCTGCCGTTCGCAGTGTGCTCGCCGCCTTGATGCTGGCGATCTTCCTGGGTGCCCTGGACCAGACCATTGTCGCCGTGTCGATGCCAGCGATTTCTGCGCAGTTTCACGATGTAAACCTGCTGGCCTGGGTCATCTCCGGCTACATGGTGGCGATGACCGTGGCCGTGCCGATCTACGGCAAGCTTGGCGACTTGTACGGGCGTCGGCCGATGATGTTGATCGGCATGGGTGTGTTCACCCTGGCCTCGCTGTTCTGCGGCATGGCGCAAAGCATGGAGCAGTTGGTGCTGGCGCGGATTCTCCAGGGCATCGGTGCCGGCGGGATGATCTCGGTGAGCCAGGCGATCATCGGCGACATCATCCCGCCCCGCGAGCGTGGGCGTTACCAGGGTTATTTCAGCAGCATGTACGCGGTGGCCAGTGTGGCCGGGCCGGTGCTGGGCGGGTACATGACCGAATACCTGTCGTGGCGCTGGGGGTTTTTGATCAACCTGCCGCTGGGCGCCGGCGCCTGGTACGTGGCGCACCGCACACTGGTGGGCCTGCCGGTGCCGCAGCGCAAGCCGATTATCGATTACCTCGGCACCGTGCTGATGATCATCGGCCTGACTGCCTTGCTGCTGGGCATCACTGAAATCGGCCAGGGCCATCATTGGCGTGACGAGCAAGTACTGGGGCTGTTGGCCTGCGCGCTGGTGGCCTTGACGGTGTTCGTGTGGCACGAACGCCGGGCGCGTGAGCCGTTGTTGCCGATGCACCTGTTTGCCAACCGCAGCGCGGTGCTGTGCTGGTGCACGATTTTCTTCACCAGCTTCCAGGCGATTTCCCTGACGGTGTTGATGCCGTTGCGTTATCAGACGGTGACCGGCTCGGGTGCCGACAGCGCCGCCTTGCACTTGCTGCCGTTGGCCATGGGCTTGCCGATGGGCGCTTATTTCGCCGGGCGCATGACCTCGGTGACCGGGCGCTATAAACCGATGATTCTGACCGGCGCGTTGTTGAGCCCGCTGGCGATTCTCGGCATGGCCTACAGCGCGCCGCAAGCCGTGGCGCTTACAGCGGTGTTTATGCTGCTGTGCGGGATTGCGGCGGGGATGCAGTTTCCGACGTCCCTGGTGGGGACGCAGAACTCGGTGGAGCAGCGCGACATTGGCGTGGCCACCAGCACCACTAACCTGTTCCGCTCGCTGGGCGGGGCGGTCGGGGTGGCGTGCATGTCGGCGCTGTTGCTGGCGTTGTTGCAGGATTCAAGCTTTGCGCATTTGGCCAGCGGTGCGCTGGGGGCTGAAGGCAGTTCCGGCAACGTGTTGCTCGACGGCCTGAACGCCGCGCCGGGCCCTGCGCAGGATGCCTTGCGCGGGGAACTGGCGGTGACGTTCCGGCATTTGTTGATGGTGAGCGCGGCGGTGTCGTTGCTGGGGTTGGCGGCGGCGATTGCGATGCCCAATCGTGTGCTGCGTGGCCGTGAAGACAAAGCACGTTAA
- the pobA gene encoding 4-hydroxybenzoate 3-monooxygenase — protein sequence MKTQVAIIGAGPSGLLLGQLLHNAGIQTLILERQSADYVQGRIRAGVLEQGMVDLLREAGVSRRMDAEGLVHDGFELALDGQLTHIDLKGLTGGQSVMIYGQTEVTRDLMAAREAAGAVTLYEARDVQPHDLKTDRPWLTFEHQGERFRLDCDYIAGCDGFHGVARQSIPAQSLQVFERVYPFGWLGILADTPPVHDELVYAKHSRGFALCSMRSPTRSRYYLQVPVDEPLDDWSDERFWAELKTRLPSQLAEQLVTGPSIEKSIAPLRSFVVEPMQYGRLFLLGDAAHIVPPTGAKGLNLAASDVSTLFRIMLKVYREGRVDLLEKYSAICLRRVWKAERFSWWMTSMLHQFPEADGFSQRIAQSELEYFIHSQAGRQTIAENYVGLPYEAIE from the coding sequence CTGAAAACCCAAGTCGCCATTATTGGCGCCGGTCCCTCCGGATTGCTGCTCGGTCAACTGCTGCACAATGCCGGTATCCAGACCCTGATTCTAGAGCGCCAGAGCGCCGACTACGTGCAAGGCCGCATCCGCGCCGGGGTGCTGGAGCAAGGCATGGTCGACCTGCTGCGCGAGGCGGGCGTGAGCCGACGCATGGATGCCGAAGGCCTGGTACACGATGGCTTTGAGTTGGCACTCGATGGCCAACTGACCCATATCGACCTCAAAGGCTTGACCGGCGGCCAGTCGGTGATGATCTACGGCCAGACCGAAGTCACCCGCGACCTGATGGCCGCCCGCGAGGCTGCCGGCGCTGTGACCCTGTACGAAGCGCGCGACGTGCAGCCCCATGACCTTAAAACTGATCGGCCCTGGCTCACCTTCGAACACCAGGGCGAACGCTTTCGCCTGGACTGCGATTACATCGCCGGGTGCGACGGTTTCCACGGCGTGGCGCGCCAGTCGATTCCGGCGCAGTCGTTGCAGGTGTTCGAGCGCGTCTATCCGTTCGGCTGGTTGGGCATCCTCGCCGATACGCCGCCGGTGCATGACGAACTGGTGTATGCCAAACATTCGCGTGGCTTTGCGTTGTGCAGCATGCGCTCGCCGACCCGCAGCCGCTATTACTTGCAGGTTCCGGTCGATGAGCCTCTGGATGATTGGTCGGATGAGCGTTTCTGGGCCGAGCTGAAAACCCGCCTGCCCAGCCAATTGGCTGAACAGTTGGTCACCGGGCCTTCAATCGAAAAAAGCATCGCGCCGCTGCGCAGCTTTGTGGTCGAACCCATGCAGTACGGGCGCCTGTTCCTGCTCGGTGACGCCGCGCATATCGTGCCGCCCACCGGCGCCAAAGGCTTGAACCTGGCGGCCAGTGATGTGAGCACCTTGTTTCGGATCATGCTCAAGGTGTACCGCGAGGGCCGCGTGGACCTGCTGGAAAAATACTCGGCCATCTGCCTGCGCCGGGTGTGGAAGGCCGAGCGGTTTTCCTGGTGGATGACCTCGATGTTGCACCAGTTCCCTGAGGCCGACGGCTTCAGCCAGCGCATTGCGCAGAGCGAGCTGGAGTATTTCATCCATTCGCAGGCGGGGCGCCAGACCATCGCAGAAAATTACGTCGGGCTTCCTTACGAAGCTATCGAGTAG
- a CDS encoding helix-turn-helix domain-containing protein, translating to MTKTASTAIPVFKLYGESQQWPTPDLLHCETISRRSREYQWEIQPHRHADLCQLLYVHRGQAQLEIEGQRTTLSEATLQVLPPLCVHGFRFSEDVEGFIVTLAAPLVSHLQTQLGATVDGLHALGNYPAGKDSNYLNSLFARLQDEYADEQPARDMMMHALVSVLLVWISRQAIQRRHPRAPRGREYFRRFTQLVEQHYREHPKIEDLAHKLGISVSHLNGTCRELGGQPALQIMHDRQLLEAKRLLTYTSMTINEMSEVLGFSDPTNFSRLFRRRVGFSPKAFREQLKAEQPT from the coding sequence ATGACCAAAACTGCCAGTACCGCGATTCCGGTCTTCAAGCTTTACGGAGAAAGCCAGCAATGGCCGACCCCGGATTTGTTGCACTGTGAAACCATTTCCCGACGGAGCCGGGAATACCAGTGGGAAATCCAACCCCACCGGCACGCGGATCTGTGCCAATTGCTGTACGTACACAGGGGCCAGGCACAACTGGAAATCGAAGGCCAGCGCACCACGCTCAGCGAAGCCACCTTGCAGGTGCTGCCGCCGTTGTGTGTACACGGGTTTCGGTTTTCTGAAGATGTGGAAGGTTTTATCGTGACGCTGGCCGCACCGCTGGTCAGCCATTTGCAGACACAGCTGGGCGCGACGGTGGACGGTTTGCACGCCCTGGGCAATTACCCGGCCGGCAAGGACAGCAACTACCTCAACAGCCTGTTCGCCCGCCTGCAGGATGAGTACGCCGATGAACAACCGGCCCGCGACATGATGATGCACGCCTTGGTCAGCGTGCTGCTGGTGTGGATCAGCCGCCAGGCGATCCAGCGCCGCCATCCGCGCGCGCCGCGTGGGCGTGAATATTTTCGGCGCTTTACGCAGTTGGTCGAGCAGCATTACCGCGAACACCCGAAGATTGAAGACCTGGCCCACAAGCTGGGTATCTCGGTCTCACACCTGAACGGCACGTGTCGGGAGTTGGGTGGGCAGCCTGCCTTGCAGATCATGCATGACCGCCAGTTGCTGGAAGCCAAGCGCTTGCTGACCTATACCAGCATGACCATCAATGAGATGTCGGAGGTGTTGGGGTTTTCCGACCCGACCAACTTCTCCCGGCTGTTCCGCCGCCGGGTGGGGTTTTCGCCCAAGGCGTTTCGCGAGCAACTGAAGGCTGAGCAGCCTACCTGA